One window of Acidobacteriaceae bacterium genomic DNA carries:
- a CDS encoding IclR family transcriptional regulator C-terminal domain-containing protein: MNTATLSAPAPSTAATLTPKPKVTPAAALEVYAGDPNFMASLARGLVVIQAFTPQMPQMTISQLSLRTGLSRAAVRRCLYTLCKLGFAGADEAQRYSLRPKMLTLANTYTATSTLANAAQPILERMSAQLGESFSVATLDGDDIVYIARTTVTRVMSVDLHIGSRLPAFCTSMGRVLLAYLPQDQLEQYLARVQMVQYTPKTITSVDKLRLALRNVRRNGYGLCDQEYEVGLRSLAVPVQAPNGRVVACVNLSGHAPRMPMLEMQTRFLPHLRAAAAELSVFLR, from the coding sequence ATGAATACTGCTACGCTCTCCGCCCCTGCTCCTTCCACTGCAGCGACTCTCACGCCGAAGCCGAAGGTTACGCCCGCCGCTGCGCTTGAGGTCTATGCGGGTGATCCGAATTTCATGGCTTCGCTCGCGCGCGGCCTCGTAGTAATCCAGGCGTTCACGCCGCAGATGCCGCAGATGACGATCTCGCAGTTGAGTCTGCGCACGGGCCTGTCACGCGCAGCCGTCCGCCGTTGTCTTTACACACTGTGCAAGTTGGGCTTCGCTGGCGCGGACGAGGCGCAGCGCTATTCGCTGCGGCCTAAGATGCTGACGCTCGCAAACACCTACACCGCCACAAGCACACTGGCGAATGCTGCACAGCCAATCCTGGAGCGGATGTCCGCACAGCTCGGCGAGAGCTTCTCGGTGGCGACGCTGGACGGCGATGACATTGTCTATATTGCGCGGACTACGGTTACCCGCGTTATGTCGGTAGATCTGCATATTGGCTCGAGGCTGCCGGCCTTCTGCACAAGCATGGGGCGCGTGTTGCTCGCATATCTGCCGCAGGATCAGCTGGAGCAGTATCTGGCGCGCGTGCAGATGGTGCAGTACACGCCCAAGACGATTACATCCGTGGATAAGCTGCGACTGGCCCTGCGCAATGTTCGCCGAAATGGCTATGGCCTGTGCGATCAGGAGTACGAGGTCGGACTGCGCTCGCTGGCCGTTCCGGTGCAGGCGCCAAACGGCCGCGTCGTGGCGTGCGTGAACCTGAGCGGACATGCGCCGCGCATGCCGATGCTCGAGATGCAGACGCGGTTTCTTCCGCATCTACGCGCAGCGGCAGCCGAACTCAGCGTCTTTCTACGCTAA
- a CDS encoding ribonuclease T2, which translates to MKKIFYPALLLCLTACNAPAPTNTAPPPTTRHSRAARPQATGPQNFDYYLLNLSWSPEFCYSHASAPECAHHASFVLHGLWPQNTDGSYPQNCSNAPGPADPAQYSDIYPDPGLLQHEWETHGTCSGLSADDFFTTARAAFQSFTAPPKLAQLNAQISMPPDQILSLVQQSNPSIPASSLVLSCGNNFLTAVEVCLDKQLHAIACGPVRSCRARTVRIPPP; encoded by the coding sequence ATGAAGAAGATTTTTTATCCCGCACTTCTTCTTTGCCTTACCGCGTGCAACGCTCCGGCACCGACCAATACAGCTCCACCGCCGACTACGCGGCACAGTAGGGCGGCGAGGCCGCAGGCTACAGGGCCGCAGAACTTCGACTATTACCTGCTGAATCTGTCCTGGTCACCGGAGTTCTGCTACTCGCATGCGAGCGCGCCAGAGTGCGCACACCATGCGAGCTTCGTGCTGCATGGATTGTGGCCGCAGAACACCGACGGCAGCTATCCGCAGAACTGCAGCAATGCGCCGGGGCCAGCGGACCCTGCGCAATATAGCGATATTTATCCGGACCCGGGTCTGCTGCAGCATGAGTGGGAGACGCATGGAACGTGCTCAGGGCTTTCGGCAGACGATTTCTTCACGACGGCGCGTGCGGCGTTCCAGTCGTTCACGGCGCCTCCGAAACTGGCTCAGCTCAACGCGCAGATCTCGATGCCGCCGGATCAGATTCTTTCGCTGGTGCAGCAGAGCAATCCATCGATTCCGGCGAGCAGCCTGGTGCTCAGTTGCGGGAATAACTTTCTGACGGCTGTCGAGGTCTGCCTGGACAAGCAGCTCCACGCGATCGCGTGCGGGCCAGTGCGATCCTGCCGCGCGCGCACGGTGCGGATTCCACCACCGTAA
- a CDS encoding fatty acid desaturase produces the protein MGRTYQQGRINWITSLFMGAFHVGAIAALFFFSWKNLIVAAVMYFFAINVGIGMAYHRLLTHRGYKVPRWLEYFLTACGTMALEGGPIFWVATHRVHHQNSDHEGDPHTPNEGTWWAHAGWILSGRALHSETALLGRYAPDLTRDRVQVWLSKYHWLPLTIAGILQVALGAALSPGHRLIGAFSMLLWGTFLRTTLGLHATWLVNSATHMFGSRRFETRDDSRNSWWVALLTGGEGWHNNHHAHPVSARHGLAWYEFDVNYYGIWVMEKLGLAKRVQIAKFDPNNPRPAGA, from the coding sequence ATGGGGCGCACCTATCAGCAAGGCCGCATCAACTGGATCACCAGCCTCTTCATGGGGGCGTTCCACGTTGGCGCGATCGCCGCGCTGTTCTTTTTCTCCTGGAAGAACCTCATCGTCGCCGCGGTCATGTACTTCTTCGCCATTAACGTTGGCATCGGCATGGCCTATCATCGCCTGCTGACGCATCGCGGATACAAGGTTCCGCGCTGGCTCGAGTACTTCCTCACCGCTTGCGGCACCATGGCGCTCGAGGGTGGACCAATCTTCTGGGTCGCGACGCACCGCGTCCACCACCAGAACTCTGATCACGAAGGCGATCCTCATACCCCGAACGAGGGCACGTGGTGGGCACACGCGGGCTGGATTCTTTCCGGGCGCGCACTGCATTCCGAGACCGCATTGCTCGGCCGATATGCTCCCGACCTCACGCGTGACCGCGTCCAGGTATGGCTGTCGAAGTATCACTGGCTTCCCCTGACGATCGCGGGCATTCTGCAAGTTGCGCTCGGCGCCGCACTCTCCCCCGGCCACCGCCTTATCGGCGCCTTCAGCATGTTGCTATGGGGCACGTTCCTTCGCACAACCCTCGGCCTGCATGCCACGTGGCTCGTCAACTCCGCCACGCACATGTTCGGATCGCGCCGCTTCGAAACGCGCGATGACTCGCGCAATAGCTGGTGGGTCGCGCTTCTCACCGGCGGCGAAGGCTGGCACAACAATCATCACGCCCACCCCGTCAGCGCACGGCACGGACTCGCGTGGTACGAGTTCGACGTGAACTACTACGGCATCTGGGTCATGGAGAAGCTCGGTCTCGCAAAGAGAGTGCAGATCGCGAAGTTCGATCCGAACAATCCGCGACCGGCTGGTGCATAG
- a CDS encoding HAMP domain-containing sensor histidine kinase — translation MNLTRRRGAIAFFITLGVCLTALAIALNVTWVHINGRRIALDVLGVFLFAILIAGVVLNTVFLVREIRRNERQDSFLNAVTHELKTPIASIRLYLDTLQRHPGDDSQRQRFYTTMRSDTDRLLATVEQVLKAGELGQRERVQQRSRIELKTLVAECIGITLTRHHLPAEAIQMDDVPGNVKLFVQANPEDLRTAVLNLLDNAVKYSPQGVHVRCRLMIEHYTWAVLTITDSGLGIPAHDLRRIFKRFYRAASNDRVKIKGTGLGLFLVRTIVRQHGGDVRALSEGPGKGSTMVLKLPLSIGNSTS, via the coding sequence ATGAACCTCACACGCCGCCGCGGAGCCATCGCTTTCTTCATCACGCTGGGTGTTTGCCTCACGGCTCTGGCCATAGCGTTGAACGTTACGTGGGTGCACATCAACGGGCGCCGCATTGCCCTTGACGTACTTGGCGTGTTTCTCTTCGCGATCCTTATCGCCGGAGTGGTTCTCAACACAGTCTTTCTGGTTCGCGAGATCCGCCGCAACGAGCGCCAGGATTCGTTCCTCAATGCCGTGACTCACGAGCTGAAAACTCCCATCGCGAGCATCCGTCTATATCTGGACACGTTACAACGTCATCCCGGCGATGACTCGCAGCGCCAGCGCTTCTACACCACCATGCGCTCAGATACCGACCGTCTTCTCGCCACTGTGGAGCAGGTGCTGAAAGCCGGCGAACTTGGCCAGCGCGAGCGCGTGCAACAACGCAGTCGAATCGAGCTGAAGACGCTGGTTGCGGAATGCATCGGGATTACGCTCACGCGGCATCATCTTCCCGCTGAGGCAATTCAGATGGACGATGTCCCCGGCAATGTGAAGCTGTTCGTTCAAGCCAATCCGGAGGACCTGCGTACAGCGGTTCTGAATCTTCTGGATAATGCCGTGAAGTACTCACCGCAGGGCGTGCACGTCCGATGCCGGCTTATGATCGAGCACTATACTTGGGCGGTGCTCACGATCACCGACAGCGGCCTCGGCATCCCGGCGCATGATTTGCGCCGCATCTTCAAACGCTTCTATCGAGCGGCATCGAATGATCGCGTGAAGATTAAAGGCACAGGACTCGGGCTCTTCCTCGTTCGAACGATCGTGCGCCAACACGGAGGCGATGTGCGCGCTCTGAGTGAAGGTCCAGGCAAAGGTTCAACGATGGTCCTGAAGCTGCCGCTTTCGATCGGCAATTCGACCAGTTAG
- a CDS encoding phosphoesterase, whose product MPIFRRNTLVAEVPQLVILGCFAVMAAPSLCHAQQTSADRIDLPTSKQLFVPAPGDPRRVNSLPISLAVSPDGKWVVSLNAGYGTVESDYMQSLSVLNTSTGDVQDVPDERVSLHALQTFFSGLAFSGDGTHVYASLASSTNPEPGALHATGNGVAVFSFAAGVLKPERLLKLPLVPLAAGKTTALLAAGGGRKGIPFPAAIAVIPGAHERLLVAENLSDSVVVLDARTGAIEHTFDLSSGSYVPSTYPIAVAVSSDGKRAFVALWNASEVDELDLERGTVVRRIDLMKAHSPTAPGSHPCALLLDERAGMLYVALANRDAVAAVRVSDRHHHPELSIAGYFDTRLPGQSYFGAEPDALAENADGTRLYAANLGSDAVAVIDPRHPKPIDNQRGMAQPLGFVPTELMPTALVFSGGTLYVATDKGKGTGPNNMAQAAAAHPGTARSPQGSFTYAPTLIHGSLASLSDQAIESNLKASTETVLDSNRMRAAQETITFAGGGSPIKHVIYIIKENRTYDQILGDLQKDGRPVGNGDPKLTMYGQTITPNQHKLALQFGVLDNFFDSGEVSGEGHVWSTAAIGTDYLEKTWQINYRGRERTYDYEGMVADGYPLLQHIPDVNEPATSYIWSNFASHGKSVYHFAEYVSSIFCGDRKAVERAREIRSQDPKQGAASGGETLCPSPSIKPGEPLPAEWGGGKNLWPWAIPRLAADIATKPELVGHYAPESPDFNLRIPDQIRVAVFLRHLEQWKKDRAAGHDTMPDYILLRLPDDHTGGTTPGGPTPRSSVADNDLAVGIAVDAISHSAYWDDTAFFILEDDAQNGADHVDAHRSTALVISKYAPHPKPGDPAVVDSRFYSTVSIIRTMETLLGVPPMNNNDAFASLISTLFMGPGDQPPFDADYSNRDNGLIYTANKSNAVGAAASMKMDFTHADRAPADKLNLILWQDAKGAQPPPAMLLEKHPKHKDDDD is encoded by the coding sequence ATGCCGATCTTCCGACGTAACACACTCGTTGCAGAAGTGCCTCAACTGGTCATTCTGGGCTGCTTTGCGGTTATGGCTGCCCCGAGCCTGTGCCACGCACAGCAGACTTCGGCCGATCGGATTGATCTGCCGACGAGCAAGCAATTGTTTGTACCAGCGCCCGGCGATCCGCGCCGCGTCAACAGCCTGCCAATCTCGCTTGCGGTGTCGCCCGATGGCAAGTGGGTGGTGTCGCTCAATGCCGGCTACGGGACTGTGGAGTCCGATTACATGCAATCACTCTCCGTGCTGAACACCAGTACCGGCGACGTGCAGGATGTGCCCGACGAGCGTGTGTCACTGCATGCCTTGCAGACATTCTTCTCCGGACTCGCGTTCAGCGGCGACGGAACGCATGTCTATGCGAGCCTTGCATCCTCAACCAATCCGGAACCAGGCGCTCTGCACGCCACCGGCAATGGTGTGGCCGTATTCAGCTTCGCAGCGGGTGTTCTCAAGCCGGAGCGCCTGTTGAAGTTGCCCCTTGTGCCACTTGCCGCCGGCAAGACGACCGCGTTGCTTGCGGCCGGTGGCGGCCGAAAAGGCATTCCATTCCCGGCCGCAATCGCGGTAATTCCCGGCGCGCACGAGCGGCTGCTCGTTGCCGAGAACCTTTCCGATAGCGTGGTCGTGCTTGATGCACGCACCGGAGCGATAGAGCACACCTTCGATCTCAGCTCCGGTTCCTACGTTCCGTCCACTTATCCGATCGCTGTTGCGGTAAGCAGTGATGGCAAGCGTGCCTTCGTCGCGCTGTGGAACGCCAGCGAGGTCGACGAGCTTGATCTGGAACGCGGAACGGTCGTTCGTCGAATCGACTTGATGAAGGCGCACTCGCCCACAGCTCCGGGATCGCATCCGTGCGCTCTTCTGCTCGATGAGCGAGCCGGCATGTTGTACGTTGCGCTAGCGAACCGTGACGCGGTGGCAGCCGTTCGCGTCAGTGATCGGCATCATCATCCCGAGCTGTCGATTGCCGGCTACTTCGATACCCGCCTGCCGGGGCAGAGTTACTTCGGCGCTGAGCCGGATGCTCTTGCAGAAAACGCCGACGGAACGCGGCTGTATGCCGCAAACCTGGGCTCTGACGCCGTTGCGGTCATCGACCCCCGTCACCCGAAGCCGATCGACAACCAACGCGGCATGGCTCAGCCGCTCGGATTTGTTCCGACAGAGTTGATGCCGACTGCACTTGTATTTTCCGGCGGCACGCTCTACGTTGCGACCGACAAAGGCAAGGGAACAGGCCCAAACAACATGGCTCAAGCGGCCGCCGCGCATCCGGGGACTGCGAGATCACCGCAAGGCAGCTTCACGTATGCACCCACACTGATCCATGGCTCGCTCGCATCGTTGTCGGATCAGGCAATCGAATCCAATCTGAAGGCGTCCACCGAAACGGTGCTCGACAGCAATCGCATGCGAGCGGCGCAAGAGACCATCACATTCGCAGGCGGCGGCAGTCCGATCAAGCACGTGATCTACATCATCAAGGAGAACCGCACCTACGATCAGATCCTCGGCGATCTCCAGAAGGACGGCCGCCCTGTCGGTAACGGCGATCCGAAGCTGACGATGTATGGACAGACAATTACGCCAAATCAGCACAAGCTGGCCTTGCAATTCGGTGTGCTCGATAACTTCTTCGACTCCGGCGAAGTCTCCGGCGAAGGTCACGTGTGGTCGACTGCCGCGATCGGCACCGATTACCTCGAGAAGACATGGCAGATCAACTATCGCGGAAGAGAGCGCACCTACGACTACGAAGGCATGGTCGCGGATGGATATCCGCTGCTGCAGCACATTCCTGACGTGAATGAGCCGGCCACCAGCTACATCTGGAGCAACTTCGCCTCCCACGGCAAGTCCGTCTATCACTTCGCGGAATATGTTTCGTCGATATTCTGCGGAGACCGCAAAGCAGTGGAGCGGGCTCGCGAGATTCGTTCGCAGGACCCCAAGCAGGGCGCTGCATCAGGCGGAGAGACGCTCTGTCCCTCGCCCAGCATTAAGCCAGGCGAACCGTTGCCCGCAGAATGGGGCGGCGGAAAAAATCTATGGCCGTGGGCAATACCGCGCCTTGCCGCGGACATTGCCACGAAGCCGGAGCTCGTGGGTCATTACGCGCCGGAATCGCCTGACTTCAACCTGCGCATTCCGGATCAGATCCGCGTCGCAGTCTTCCTTCGCCATCTTGAGCAATGGAAAAAGGACCGTGCAGCAGGGCATGACACGATGCCGGATTATATTCTGCTGCGGTTGCCCGACGATCACACTGGCGGCACAACTCCCGGCGGACCTACACCGCGCTCTTCTGTTGCGGATAACGATCTCGCGGTCGGCATCGCAGTCGATGCGATCTCGCACTCAGCTTATTGGGACGACACGGCGTTTTTCATCCTCGAAGATGACGCCCAGAACGGTGCCGACCACGTGGACGCCCACCGTTCCACGGCATTGGTCATCAGCAAATACGCTCCGCATCCGAAGCCCGGCGACCCCGCCGTCGTTGACAGCCGCTTTTATTCGACGGTGAGCATCATTCGCACCATGGAGACTCTTCTGGGTGTCCCCCCGATGAATAACAACGACGCCTTTGCGTCTCTCATCTCAACGCTCTTCATGGGGCCAGGCGATCAGCCGCCATTCGACGCTGACTACTCAAACCGTGACAACGGCCTTATCTACACGGCCAACAAGTCGAACGCCGTTGGCGCAGCTGCGTCCATGAAGATGGACTTCACGCATGCGGACCGCGCACCGGCGGACAAGCTGAATCTGATTCTCTGGCAGGATGCAAAAGGCGCGCAGCCGCCGCCCGCGATGCTGCTCGAGAAGCATCCGAAGCACAAGGATGATGATGATTAG
- the pgi gene encoding glucose-6-phosphate isomerase has protein sequence MSDESVFLTDRPAWKALQSHADAMRNQTIKQLFADDASRGTRLTAEGCGLFLDYSKNRITDETIKLLMQLAEECGLRQRTEAMFTGQKINITENRAVLHVALRAPKSEHINVDGEDVVPEVHKVLFKMSAFAHQVRSGQWRGHTGKRVKNVVNIGIGGSDLGPVMAYEALKHYSDRHLNFRFVSNVDGTDFVEAVHDLHADETLFLVASKTFTTLETMTNAHSAREWALKGLGGDESAIAKHFVAISTNEKEVKKFGIDPQNMFGFWDWVGGRYSMDSAIGLSTMIAIGPENFRAMLNGFHQMDEHFRTTPFEKNLPALLGLLTVWYTEFFGAETVAVLPYEQYLKRFPAYLQQLTMESNGKHVTLDGKKVTYETGPIYWGEPGTNGQHSFYQLIHQGTRLIPCDFIGFARTLNPLGKHHDLLMANVFAQGEALAFGKTAEQVKAEGAPDWLVPHKVFEGNRPSNTILADVLTPEVLGRLVALYEHSVFTQGVIWNIDSFDQWGVELGKVLAQRIIGELESEDQPKLTHDTSTNNLINRYRARK, from the coding sequence ATGAGCGACGAATCCGTTTTTTTGACCGACCGTCCTGCATGGAAGGCTCTCCAAAGCCACGCAGACGCGATGCGCAACCAGACAATCAAGCAGCTCTTCGCCGATGACGCTAGTCGCGGCACCCGCCTGACTGCGGAAGGCTGCGGCCTGTTTCTTGATTACTCGAAGAACCGGATTACAGACGAGACGATCAAGCTGCTGATGCAATTGGCTGAAGAGTGCGGGCTACGTCAGCGCACCGAGGCGATGTTCACAGGACAGAAGATCAACATCACGGAGAACCGCGCGGTGCTTCATGTAGCGCTGCGTGCGCCCAAGTCGGAGCACATCAATGTTGATGGCGAAGACGTGGTTCCGGAGGTTCACAAGGTCCTCTTCAAGATGTCGGCCTTCGCGCACCAGGTGCGGTCCGGCCAGTGGCGCGGCCATACCGGCAAGCGCGTGAAGAATGTTGTGAACATCGGTATCGGAGGATCGGACCTGGGCCCGGTGATGGCCTACGAGGCGCTCAAGCACTACTCGGACCGGCATCTGAATTTCCGGTTTGTGTCCAACGTGGATGGGACGGATTTTGTCGAAGCGGTGCATGATCTGCATGCGGACGAGACGCTGTTTCTCGTCGCATCAAAGACGTTCACGACGCTGGAAACAATGACGAACGCGCACAGCGCGCGCGAGTGGGCGCTGAAGGGGCTCGGTGGCGACGAATCGGCGATCGCAAAACATTTTGTGGCGATCTCGACCAACGAGAAAGAGGTGAAGAAGTTCGGCATCGACCCGCAGAACATGTTCGGCTTCTGGGACTGGGTGGGCGGCCGCTACTCGATGGACTCGGCGATCGGACTGAGCACGATGATCGCGATCGGGCCGGAGAACTTCCGCGCAATGCTGAACGGCTTTCATCAGATGGACGAGCACTTTCGCACGACTCCATTTGAGAAGAATCTTCCCGCGCTGCTGGGCCTGCTCACGGTCTGGTACACGGAGTTCTTTGGCGCTGAGACGGTTGCAGTGCTGCCGTATGAACAGTATCTGAAGCGCTTCCCTGCTTACCTGCAGCAGCTCACAATGGAGTCGAACGGCAAGCATGTGACGCTCGACGGCAAAAAGGTGACGTACGAAACCGGCCCCATCTATTGGGGCGAGCCGGGCACGAACGGGCAGCACAGCTTCTATCAACTGATTCACCAGGGCACGCGGCTGATTCCCTGCGACTTCATCGGCTTCGCGCGCACGCTCAATCCGCTGGGGAAACATCACGATCTGCTGATGGCGAATGTGTTCGCGCAGGGCGAAGCGCTGGCCTTCGGCAAGACGGCCGAGCAGGTGAAGGCCGAGGGCGCGCCGGACTGGCTCGTGCCGCACAAGGTATTTGAAGGCAACCGACCGTCGAACACGATTCTGGCCGATGTGCTGACACCGGAGGTGCTGGGCCGGCTGGTCGCGCTGTACGAGCACTCGGTCTTCACGCAGGGCGTGATCTGGAACATCGATTCGTTCGACCAGTGGGGCGTTGAACTCGGCAAGGTGCTGGCGCAGCGGATCATCGGCGAACTGGAATCAGAGGACCAGCCGAAGCTGACGCACGACACCTCGACGAACAATCTGATCAACCGATACCGCGCACGCAAGTAG